CAGTCCATCTTCCTATTCTTTCACATGGCACAAAGGACCACGGAGACATTActcaagaagagcaacaagaggGGAAATTGAACACACGCCCCTCCCCAGATTTAACACTCCTCCCCCAATAGATTCATTTCTAATTTCAAGAGTTCACAAATTTGATTACAGAAGCATCATATATATATGGCACAAGGACATGGTCATGCCCCAAAAGAACGTTCCACGTAGCCTGGAACTTGCCTCCAACAGTGGCTAATATTGCAAGTTTCAGGGGAAGAGCATTAACCCTCTCCATTCTCATCCCAATCCCCAAATATTCCTAATCTTATACTATACTACAGAAGAGACATCATGCTCCAAATAGGAGCTCTGTATTATGGCATCATCTGTTGCTGTGTCAATTTCAGCACTGGGAGATCACAGCATGGTAAAGAAAAAGCTAGGCTTTTGAGGCCAAGAAGAAGTCTTTaaacaaatacagaaaattaTGAAGTGAAAGGCTCAGAGAAAGTCAGCTGTATTTGAAAAGTTCAGAATAAAAGAACCTCAAATATTTAAAGGCATCACAGCAGTCACTCATCATATAAATGCGTTAGTCCATGGACAGCCAAAAAATATCTTACTAAAagttcttacacacacacacacacacatcaggaTATACAAAAAGGTTTTCTTCGCAAAAAATATGACTAGAAAGCATACTGCATACATGAAAAGAATCACCTGATCTTTTATAGTTATCGGAATCACGTTTTAGAACAGCATGTTaatcattattcattttattactggttccagaaaaaaaacatttaaataaaatgttccatAAAGAATAATCTGATTTACAGTTTAGATGTAAAGATTCATCGTAATATCCAACATACCTTCCCTGCCATTGTGTACATCACAGTTAAACAATGTGCCACCAGAGTAACACAGCATGATGGTCTTCATAAATACATTTGGTGTTTGGGTTTGCTTTTTTACATACAAGAAAATAATACTTTGACTGTTACTAAAAAGTATTCTGTCACCCTTAAAGCAAATGAAAAGCTATGATATTTATATAAACTCAATAGGAATATTAGCTGTTTAACAACTAGAAATGGGTAGGTTAcatgtttcaaaagaaaaaacaaaatctagcTGCCAATCATATCATTAGTCATTGTGCAGAACAAGGACATTGCAATCCAAACAGACCATTAGCACAGTGCTCTCTTTTTACAAGGTACATAACTTCTGAGAGGGAAGGAATAGGAAAAATCACAATGAGAACTATCTACCCTGTAACTTTATGGAAACATACTGTCACACATATGAACTATTTCCTTTATAAAGCTCAAATTGAAACCAAAAGTTCATTTAATACTGTGGCAATTATACCCTTTAGTTTCCATTTACATCAAATACAAATCAGAAAAAACTGCCCCAAAACACTGATTTTCACATCACAAAATGGTTGTCAAAATCTACCATTTGTAACACAATTTTCTGGTGTTGCAGTTAACATTTTGGTTCTTCAGACAACAGTCACAAGTACTTTACTAAAAAATACAGATGTGTTTCCTACAGGTAAATGTGAAGCTTTATTTAAGATGGCAAAGGCTTTGTAACAGTGTAGGGGTGCAAGTTTTCAGTATGAGGACGTTCAGAAGATTTGCTGCTCGAAGAGTATTTTTTCAAACCCTGTTGGAGGAGTGTGATAAAATTCACTGAACTGACAATCCAAGATGGCACTGTCATCAACTGTAGGACAgaagcaaagagaaaaataattagagGAGAACAGCATTTATTTTGACTATACATTACACCAAATTAGATTATATACATCAATACATTGTGTGTTCACAATGACTGAAACACAAAGGATATTCTCCAATATATCAGTTACATCCATGCAGTAGAGATAAATGAGATCTTCTTGGTTAATCTGTAGAAAAGATCCTAGAATACAATCAAGCAGaccaaaacaagtttatttcctACAGAATACTTCAATTTGCAAAGgactctgctgaaatcagtgaaaatGTTGCTATTTATTTTACTGAGCATGCTAATAAGCCTTAAAGCAACTCTCCTCAACTTCTAGGGCCCACATTTTCCCCTCCACTACTTTGGAAGCCCACAGGCCAAGCATGGTTATGATGAGACATGAAAGAGGATGCATCTCTATGGCATGCTTCCCATTCTCCTGCTTGGTGTCAAGCCATCTGCTTCGGTTATGACATCGGAACCCTGCTTGATTGTTATTTTTAGAcacctggattttaaaaataaatcagtatttttcaaaacaataatATTGCCGTGAGACTTTCTGCCTAATTCTAGGTGGAGGATTAGAGGattaaaatggaaattctgacAGATCATTAACTGCTGCAATACTTCATGTGCAGCTTTAGTGAAGTATAATACACAGTGTAGCACTGCTCTTCAGAAAATCAGATCCATTTAGTTAATGAGTCTTTAAAAGAAACATTCCTCTAAGCCACACCTCATGTGACAGCAGTATATCAATGccaatcccctcccccaaaaaaacaaaacaaaacaaaaaacaatattttggtcAAGAATTTAGATATCCTGAAGTCAAGATATTCGTTTTTTCCCACAGCAGCCTTAACTGAGCTCACAAGTACTATCTTCTATTGTTATATGTGGTGTTGACTTTATACTTTAATATTTGTGCAGATGTGCCCAGGGTACAGCTGCTGAAGGAAGCAACTTTGAATTTGACTTGTGTTTTAAGTTCCCAAACATGATGTCATTTACCTTCTGTactgagtttattttaaaaatctctaagatTCTGGTAtgaaacattaataaattaaatggTGGAGAGTAATTTCTCCTTTCATATGCCTATGAATACATAGCATTAAATTAAGGGTTTTATTACTTGTAACTTATAACATGGAGGTGTCACCTGAATGTAATTTGCAAATCATCAGGTGTTACAGCAATAAACTAATCCATTGTGAAACATGGAAATTCTTGGAAATTTATGTCAGCTCTTGAAGGATGACGACAGTAGAGGGAGTCTGGTAATAAAAAGTCACCTCACAACCAAGCCTAAAACTTCAATGGTGTGGGATTAGGcatggagaaaggaggaggaagttaaaaaaaaaaaaaaaaaaaaaggtacagaaGACCAGGGAGCCCAAGTTCCTGCTGCAGCAAGTAGACTGTTTATGAAAGCTACCTACTCCCGAGGTCTAAATTCTCTCCACTGTAACTCCATTTCCAAAGCAATGGGAAGATGACGTGTTAGCTACCTAACAAAAGTCTGTTCTCCCATTCTCACCAATGTGGTATCTGGCAGCCAGAATCCCAATAATACAACGTTCATAAGAATAAAACTGTGGCAAGTATTTTATTCCTGTTTGCGCAACCATTTGTAATAATGCCACCATGTGGTAAATAACACAAAATGACAATATGAAATAATCTTCACTGTAACAGTTTTAAAGGGGATAAATTGGCACCTGAATTTGTAACATTCAGAACTTCCAAAGCAAATTTAGATTGTTTAATTCAGAAAGCGTAGTATTAAGAAAGTGTCTAGACAGACACAGAAACGTGCCAACAGTTCATTATGaaatatgaaatgaaataataaacaGCCATACCACTTGGTACGATCGTCCTGTCACATCTCAAAAGCTAAGCAAGTCTGGCTTAAGTCAGTACTTGGATGAGagatttacaaaaaaatattagTAGTAATATTGGGGATTCAATCAGTGGTACTCTTCTCTCTTAGTACTGAACCAATCCCTCAGCAGGGTGGGATGAGGCACTGTGCAAGCAGAGGTGCAGCGTTTCAGATGAGACAATCAGAATTCCTACATACCTAGGATTTGCAAAGAGTACCTTGGAATTTTAGTAAGGTAGGGTTAACTCACATTGTGGCTAAATTCCAACTCACAAAATTAATACATTCTTTCTTAAGCTGCCTAAGCAGACTGGATATGATATTTGTTTCCTGTTCAAAACTGTTGTGCTAATGTATTTTGTCAATGCAGTTACCATGATTCACtgtagagatggctgcattttgaGAGGTGAAATGATTTTATATAACATTTGGTATCAATTTGTTACAGTTGTGAAGTATTTTGAGATGGAAGATGCTACCACATTAAAGTTTATATCtctataaaaaatgaaaaataataaaaatgtatatccTATCCAAATCTGACTTAAAAATTGAAATGCTACTGCATTAGTATTGCATGAGCAAGAGGGGGCATAAATACAAACTTCACAGAGAAATTGGATTAACCGATTTATCAGCGGGTGAGTCAGCAAAACCTTGTGTGGCTTTATCAATACCTGATGATTTGACAGTATGTTTACATGACTTGTTTTAACTGCAGTAATTCCCTAGCTGTCATCTGTGGACCCATTACTGGTGGTCCACAGCTAGGTGGTGGtactccttgtttccagctactAAACTGCATTGAAAGAAGCAAAATATATACTgatactttcctaatattacttttccataaccaattgctgtagttgccaaaGGATACTGTTCGATTGTGACTGGGACAGGTGAGCCACATCATTGGGAGTAGGATAGGTGGTTTGAGAGAATATTGCTATTAAGATTGACCACATtgaataagtttgagaacccaaCTTACCATATACTACAGGATAGACAGTCCCTCTGATTCCTGAAGCTGGACAATGCATATTCTTTccatttaaatatacatttaattcTACATGGTCATAGGTAATACCCTATAAGGCAAAGTAGGAAATATTAACATAAGATCATCAAGTTGATACATGTGAGAATGTTTACTACTATTTCTTTTTACAGCTAGTCTAGCTGAACACAATGGGCAGTTTCTAATATGATGGCATAAACCACAGTCTCCTAAAAGAACTCACTAGACCATTTTTCCGGACACTTAAAAAGTCAATAATTaagaatatttaattatatttgaaCTCGCAAGCACCAGAAGTGCTTGCAGGCTTAGCCAATCAGGGGACAGCAGCAATAACAATCGACTTatttgacaaacagaagctaaCCAACATAGTTCAAATCGTGAATTTACAGAGCTCAGGCAGTTAGCAAAGTAACGCATTTGTTACTTATTATCCATCAAGTGTTTCAACTTCAGCTTTACAGACTAAATAGATTGAGTGAGCCTTTAAAGAGACTGCAACACAGCAAGATTCTCTTCCAAGCAAACCATCTCagcaggggattttttttttttttaaacttcacacACCTGACAATAATCTATGTACATGAAACTCACAAACATCAGCAATTAATAAAAGATATTGAAAAAGTTGGTATTAGAAACAATGTTAATCTGATCACttctgtgtattaaaaaaaattctaataatgTTAAAAAACTAGTAATACAGTAGACCCCTTTAAATATACAgggtaattttaaatatattttaggagtgttgaggagggagagggagcatgATCCATACAGATTCCCAAGTCCCTCTCATTCATTCAATTGTCTTTCCAACAATTTTTTCTCTCCTTATCCCCACTCTAATTTCCTCTCCCTTTTCTAAATCGTATCCCAGCTTGGCTAAAAATAAAACCCCTTTATCCCAATACCATTGCTACAAATCTTCCCCCAAGGCTGCTAGGGCCACTCTCTGCCTGCTAACCAACAAAGAGCTCTTATGCTCCCTGGGTACAACCTCATCTCGATctccagtgcattctgggacatCTTTGAACAGGGAAGCCCAGCCACAAAGAGCTTGGGATCTCTACGGTGACAGCCCCCTGTCAAGTTTATAAGCAAATTCATCAACCCTAGTAGCAGTGGGTAGCAATGAAGCACtattgtgatggggtatataaaATCCATTCTGTCACAGTCACTAAGGGCTAAAGGGACAGAATAGCTACTTCCCCAGGTGTGGCTAATTGACCTGCAACACTTGAAATAAGCAATTCAGGCACAAGACTACCTTGCATCAGCAGCAAACTGGCAGGAAGCCACTGAAGGAGAAGGACTAGAAACCTCTTtaggactgaggtgagactgcaGGGGAAAACCTGCCAGCCTAAATGGGTATCcttcctcctgcacaccatgaggTAGCAGGAAGACTGGACTCTGTAAGGGCCTGCTGCCACGCCTAGGAGGAAGATAGCATAAGGATCTGAGGATAGTGGGAGCTGAACTGAAAGGCTAGGAGAGCAAACACTTAAAGGGCCAGTGTACTTCTGATGAACAAGAGGGCAGGCAAGAGGGTATGATCCCCTTCATGTCTATCTCACTTCTCCAGAAAAGGTGTGTGGGGATGGAAAAATCGATGAAAGGGAGAGATAGTTGGGGAGAAGAGAAGTAAGGAATATTTGACCTTTCCTCTACCCATTACTCCCCAAAAAATACTGGAGCCAAATTTTGTTCCAACTATGCCCCTGCTAGTGAGGTGGATTAGAAAAGAGAGTGAGAAAGGAACATGCCTAACTTAGGGTGCATTATTAGCACAAGACCTCATGATAAATACATAACTGTGTTTTACTAAATGATTACAATTCTGAAGGGTTCCATTGTTCTATGTTTTTCAGTATGAAATACTAGAAATACTCATTTAATAAGCCTACATTTTTTTACAAGTCAATACCTACTGAATATTATCTTCTGATGCACTGTAAGCATATTAATTTAATAGGTTTAATCCTTTTATCAGATATTGACTTTTCAGGGCTTCAATAAAATTCTGTGTTTAATTTGCTTGTTTGCATGGAAAGCTAGCCTTTAACAAGGGTTCACTGTATTCCCTTTTGCCTTGCATCGGTGCTGACAGCAAAacctgctttggaaaatcccagaaACATCTATTGCTGAACTATTCAGACACAGTGACAAATTTACATTAACAAGAACTAAGGAAACTCACCACAATGTCACCCTCCTGTGGGAGGCTGTTTGCTGGCAGCCTGTTCTTCTCCTCGTTGTTGTGGTAGAGAGCTCCATCATTCCTCATCACTAAACTATGCACATCTCGACCAAGTGGAATTTGATTCAAATTTGCTTTCTGGGTTGCAACTCCAATACCCCAAACTCCTGAAAATATGATAATGATATTCTGAGAATactgttgtttgtttcttttgaaatCTCAGACTGAGAATAAGGGATATATTCCAAGTGTGTGCCCCAATGACAGCAATATCACAAGtgaattttaatttgaaaagcaTTAGCAATTACATTCACCAGGCTGAGACCGACTTAAAAATATCCTTCCAAAACATGCTGTACCttagtgtttttcttttattagacATCAATATAAAAATTAAGGGGTAAAAGTCTTAGCCCTCACTCTGACCCAGTTATTACACAAAATgactagagcagcagttctcaccGGGGGAGGATTCCTGGGGCAAAGGAACTGCAGAAGATAACCAAAAGGATGTCTCTGAGGACTCAGTTGCAAGCCTTGGCATAGGGGCCATgccgggggcagggccacagaatATACACACCGGTGATTTCAGACAATGCAGCAGCTCATACGGCAGCCTGGGACTGTCTAAATTACGCTGGGGGTGCTTCAGTCCTGGAAGCAGCCCAGAACTGGGAggacacaaaggtggcttaaaaccaCATTAAGCCCCTCACCCCCAAGCTGCGAGTTCTCTGCTGCATTTCTAAACACAGAATCATTCCCACAATGGCCCGCAAGAAGCTAAAGGAGAAGAATCTGGATACGTTCTAAAATAGCAAATAAATGTAGACAGATAGTAAATATTATTGGACAAAAAGTACAAGAGCTATATACACAGTATTTTACATGCGCATAGTGcgatataaatattaattaatttagcaGAAAGTAGCTCTAAATTATGTTTATTGAAAAAACATATATGCAAGAGTGTTCAAACATGGTAGTGTTTTAATACTGGCAACTCTAGTAATTTCATTtaccattatttttaataaatcaaagcagcaaaagagaaaaatgacATCTTTCTTACAAGATGACAATTTAGCTTCTTACAAAAGTTTGATATTTGTAAAGTGTGTTATTTCTCATTGTAGTAATCCAAAGATGCAGTGCACTTAATTACCAAAAGATGCAGATGCTTTGCCTGCTTGTAGTCAAATTTCAAATACCAATCTAAAGTAGAAAATAATTTTGCTAACTAACCTGTGGATTGGATTTTAAACTCAAAATAGCTCTTGTTCTGATGTAAAGGTGCATTGGCTAAGCAACCCCCCGTGCCACATATTCTTCTGCCATTTTTGACAATGACGACATCTGTTCCTGCGTacacaaataaaatacacaaacTTCAAAAAATGTCGTTTTTTTAAGTTTGGAAATATACATTaaaaccccaacaacaaaaagaactattttctctttcaacCAAGTAAGAGCTTCATTAATCTATCAGAATTAGGTTGTGCAATGCTTTCAAGTAAAGAAAGGATGTGTTTATAGGCTAGTTCATCTTTCAGCTAGagtttgaaataaaattattctacttaactgccagggggcaaatttgtcacgtacacatgggagaaagaagaagggagATATGCAGCATTAGCTATAGATAgtcttaactcaggaagttccttcgagaggaaatgtaaccaaactccaaacctggagacagTGGAACTTTCTGTGCCTGCCTCCTGCAGATAACTAATTGCTTGGTTTGCAAATAACGCAAGGGGAGGGGcaagtagatgaacaataaggggtcacaagaggggcagatacatgtagcttgctaactatgtatggtaatgatagcAAATTTTGTCCAATTAT
The DNA window shown above is from Trachemys scripta elegans isolate TJP31775 chromosome 1, CAS_Tse_1.0, whole genome shotgun sequence and carries:
- the SPRYD7 gene encoding SPRY domain-containing protein 7, with the translated sequence MAASVFCCLRWCGDGGAGHIPLKEMPAVQLDTQHMGTDVVIVKNGRRICGTGGCLANAPLHQNKSYFEFKIQSTGVWGIGVATQKANLNQIPLGRDVHSLVMRNDGALYHNNEEKNRLPANSLPQEGDIVGITYDHVELNVYLNGKNMHCPASGIRGTVYPVVYVDDSAILDCQFSEFYHTPPTGFEKILFEQQIF